The Deinococcus misasensis DSM 22328 nucleotide sequence ACAGGCTGCACCATCAAAGAATCCAATGGCGAAACCCAGTCCAGTGCCACCGAGCAACTGTGCATTGCTGCCATCCAGCAGCAGACTTCTGAAGATGCAGAAGTCACCAGAGACTCCGAGACCAGCCTGACCGTTGGAGAGAGCACCACTTATACAGGCATTTACACCGTCAAACAACAGGGAGAGAGCCGCAAAGCCACCTGCAAAGTCTCTGGCAAAGAAGGCGAACAAAAAACCGAAGTCACTCTGGATTGATGCTGGACTGATATTGGCGTGATGCTCAAACAAAAAACCATCAGAATGCTGTTCTGAAGGGCCAAAAGCAAAAATCCTCCCCATTTGGGGAGGATTTGATCTTGAGGGGTTGGCTCAGTCGGCAAGGCCGGGCTGGATGCCAGAGTCAGAGCGGTTGGAAGGTGCCCTTTCCTGTTCCACGCTGGGTTTGGCGTAACGTTCGAGGGTACGGGCATCTGCAATTTGCAGCTTGCGCACCAGATCGAGGCCGGTACCGGCAGGAATCAGTTTTCCGAGGATCACGTTTTCCTTCAGACCGATCAGTTCGTCCACGCGACCTGCGATGGAAGCTTCGGTGAGCACGTGGGTGGTGTGCTGGAAGCTTGCAGCGGAGAGCCAGCTCTGGGTGGAGAGGCTGGACTTGGTGATCCCGAGCAGCACAGGTTTCCAGCTTGCAGAGGTTTGACCCTCTTCCTGACGCTCGTTGAGGCCGTCCACTTCCTGACGTTCCACCACTTGGCCTTCGAGGAGGTCGGTGTCTCCACCGTCGGTGACTTCCACGAATTTCAGCATCTGGCGCACGATGATTTCGATGTGCTTGTCGTGCACCTTCACGCCCTGGTTGCGGTACACACGCTGCACTTCGTCCACGAGGTATTGCTCGGTGGCCTGGGTGCCTTTGAATTCCAGCAACTCGTGGGGGTTGATGGCACCACGGGTGAGGGGTTGTCCGGCCTCGACACGGTCACCATCACGCACAATCATGCGGTACTGGTCGCGGTCGATCTTGATGGCGGTCTTGCTGCTGAAGGCTTCGTCGTCGGCCTGGATTTTGACCAGGTAACGGTCTTCTTCTTCAACAATCTGGACGGCACCATCGCGGTCAGCGAGGACAGCTTTGACTTTGGGCTTGCGGCCTTCGAACAGTTCGATCACACGGGGAAGACCCAGGGTGATGTCGCTTCCACCTGCCACACCACCGGTGTGGAAGGTCCGCATGGTGAGCTGGGTACCGGGTTCACCGATGGACTCTGCGGCCACCACACCGACGGCCTCACCCAGAGACACGGTTTTGGCCTGAGACAGGTCGTAACCGTAGCACTTCTGGCACACACCGCTCTTGACACGGCAGTTGAGGGGGGTGCGGACGTAGACCTCTTTGATCTCCTCGGTGTTCTTCACGAGGATTCTCAGGTCTTCCACAGAGAGCATGTGTCCGGTGGGCAAGCTCAGGTTGGAGGAATCCAGATCCATGGCAAGGGTGCGGCCATAGAGGCTGGTTTCGATCTCGCTGGTCTTGCGGGGGGTCCACTTGCCAGAGCGGTCATCGTAGTGACCGACGGCCACCACGCTGTAGTCGGTGGTTTCGCAGTCTTCATCGCGCACAACCACTTCGTGGGCCACGTCCACCAGTTTACGGGTGAGGTAACCGGAGTCGGCGGTACGCAGAGCGGTGTCTGCACCCCCTTTACGGGCACCGTGGGTGGAGATGAAGTATTCCAAAACGGTCAGACCTTCACGGAAAGACGCTTTGATGGGCACAGGGTAGGTGCTGCCGTCTGGCCTTGCCATCAGACCGCGCATCCCGGCCAGCTGACGGATCTGCTGGGGGTTACCACGGGCACCGGACTGGGACATGATCCACAGGGGGTTGAAGGGGTAGTTCTGCTCGAAGTTTTTGAACACGGCGTTTTTCACGCGGTCCGTGGTTTCGTTCCAGAGCTGGATGACCTGCTTGTAGCGTTCCTCTTCGGTGAGGAAGCCCATGTCGGCCATGGTGTTGATTTCGTCCAGTTTCTCGTCGGCCTCGGCAATGATTTCGGCTTTCTGGGTGGGGATCACCACGTCATCGATGCCGATGGTCACACCGGAAGTGGTGGACAGTTTGAAACCGGAGTCTTTCAGGGCATCCAGCAGACGGGCGGTTTTCTCCACACCGAGGCGCTTGAAAGAATCCACGATGATGTCTTTCAGGGCGTCTTTTTCGTAGACGGTGTGGATGTTCATCAGGTTCTCGGGAACGGTGGTGCCGTCTTCGGCAACGGCTTCGGCAACGATGTTGTAGAAGAACACGCGGCCAGCGGTGGTTTCCTCAAGTTTGCCTTTGAAGCGGATGCGCACGTGGTCCTGCATGTCGATTTCGCCACGTTCCACAGCGTGGAGGGCTTCCTCGGGGTTGGAGAACACGTACTTGATGCGGCCTGCACTGGTGTCCTTGCCAGCCACTTTGATGGGGCTGTTGAGGTTGATGTGGCCAGCTTCCAGAGATTCCAGAGCCTCGGCAGGAGAATCGAATTCGCTGCCTGCACCGAGGTTGTCGGTGCGGATCTGGGTCAGGGTGAAGATCCCCAGAATGATGTCCCGGGAAGGTTTGACGTTGGGTTCACCGTGTGCAGGGGAGAGCAGGTTGTGTGCAGACAGCATCTGGATGCGGGCCTCTGCCTGAGCCTGAGCGGACAGGGGCACGTGGATGGCCATCTGGTCACCGTCGAAGTCGGCGTTGAAGGCTTCACAGACCAGAGGGTGCAGTTGGATGGACTGGCCTTCCACCAGCACGGGTTCGAAGGCCTGAATGCCCAGACGGTGCAGGGTGGGGGCGCGGTTCAGCAGCACCACTTTGTCTTCGATGACTTCTTCGAGGGCGTCCCACACGCTGTCTCGGGTGTCACGGTAACGTTCCAGCATCTTGCGGGCTTGCTTGATGTTGGAGACTTCACCTTTCTCTTCGAGCACCTTGAACAGGAAGGGCTTGAAGAGTTCCAGAGCCATACGCTTGGGAACACCGCACTGGTGCAGACGGAGCTGGGGACCGACCACGATCACGGAACGGCCAGAGTAGTCCACACGCTTACCCAGCAGGTTCTGACGGAAGCGGCCTTGTTTACCACCCAGCAGGTCGGTGAGGGAGCGCAGTGCACGTTCAGAGCCGGGGTTGGTCACAGGGGTGCCACGGCGTCCGTTGTCGATGAGCGCGTCCACAGCTTCTTGCAGCATGCGCTTCTCATTGCGGATGATCATGTCTGGAGCGCCTTGCTGCATCAGCTTCTTCAGACGGTTGTTTCTGTTGATCAGACGGCGGTACAGGTCGTTGAGGTCGGAGGTGGCAAAGCGTCCGCCGTCCACTTGAACCATGGGACGCAGGTCTGGGGGCATGACCGGCACGGTGGCCAGAATCATCCAGCTGGGGTTGTTGCCGCTTCTGACAAAGGAACGGGCCACTTCCAGACGTTTTCTGGCTTTGGCGCGCTTGTGGCGGCTGGAGTCCTTCATCTGTTCGGCCAGTTCGGCTTCCAGGGTGGGGAGGTCCAGATCGTCCAGCAGTTCCTTGATGGCTTCGGCACCCATCTTGGCGGTGAAGTCGTAGGACTCGATGATGCGCACCTGTTGACGCACCAGATCGATTTCCACGCGACCCGAGATTTCACTCTTGACGCGGCCATCATCGGCGAGGTCGTCGCCGGGGGCCACGCGGTCACCGTTCACCACGAGGGGTTCATCGTTGTAGGGGTAAACTCGGGCTTTGGAAACCACGATGGAAGCAGGCTGGTGCAGGTACACCGTGCCGTCTGCTTCGGCGTAGATTTCTTCTTCCTCGTCAATGGCCCCGACCACTTTCTGACCAGAGAGCACTTCGGTGCCGTCGCCGACCAGGAAGTGCATGCTGGGCTTCACATCGTAAGAGGCGATGCGGGTCCAGTTCACGGTCACTTCGGTGATGCCGGATTTTTTCTTGGTGCCCACGCCACTCAGGTTGCTGGCGCGGCTGGTGCGCAGGGTTTTCCCGGCGGCGGCTTTGGCCAGCATGGTGCCTTCCTCGACGATTTCGCCGTGGGCCACCAGCACTTCGGTACCGTGGGGCACGTACAGGGTGGACAGCACTTTGTTGTTGCCGTCTTTGATTTCGATCAGAACGCTGTCCTCACCGAGGTCAGTCACGAAGGCGGTACCGGCCACGGGGGCGTTCAGTTCGAAGTCGGCGGTCAGGTCGGCCAGAATCTCACCGGCACGGAAAGCATCCATTTCCACAAGGCTGCCTGCGGGCAGGTTCAGCTGGGCCACTTTGCTTTCGCGGTAGTGGATTTCGGTGCGGCGGGGGAAGCGGTACTGGGCCAGACCGTCAATGCGGCTCACCACGTTGCCAGCCAGCACCTGACCTTTGGTCACGTACTCGCCGTCGCGCACTTCGGCTTCGGTGCCAGCGGAAATCCCGTAGGTTTCCTGACGGCCGTAACGCAATTCACGGTACTCCTCATCGGACAGGAGTTCACCACGTTTGAGCGGGCGACCATCGCGCATGGCGTTCTGGGGGTCAATCACGATGAACTTACTGAAGTACAGCACCTGTTCCAGTTGGTTGGCGGTCAGGTCGAGCAGCGTGCCAATTTTGGAAGGGGTGTCTTTGACGTACCAGATGTGGGCGCAGGGGGTGGCAAGGTCAATGTGACCCATGCGGTAACGGCGGACGACACTCTTGGTGACTTCCACTCCGCACCGTTCACAGACTTTGCCTTCGTAGCGCTGGCGCTTGTATTTACCGCAGGCGCACTCGTAGTCCTTGGTGGGACCAAAGATCCGCTCGTCGAACAGACCTTCGCGCTCGGGGCGCAGGGTGCGGTAGTTGATGGTTTCAGGTTTCTCGACCTCGCCGAAAGACCAATCTCTGATCTTCTCGGGGCTGGCCAGAGCAATTCTGACTTTTTTGAAGTCTTTCACTGAATCTCCTTGCTGAAAGATTCTCTGGGCCTGAAGGGAGGGTGAAAACCCCCACCTTCAGTTCCGTTGATTTACCGTCTGGGCATCATGCCTTCGAAGATGTCGATGTCCTTGTCACTTTCGTCGAGCACCTGCACATCAAGGCACAGGGAGTGCAGCTCTTTCACGAGCACCTTGAAGGACTCGGGGACGTTGGTGTTGGTGACTTCCTCACCTTTGACGATGCTCTGGTAAGCGGCGTCGCGTCCTTCGATGTCGTCGGACTTGATGGTGAGCATCTCCTGAAGGGTGTGGGCGGCACCGTAAGCCTCGAGGGCCCACACTTCCATTTCCCCGAAACGCTGTCCGCCGAACTGGGCCTTACCACCGAGGGGTTGCTGGGTGATGAGGGAGTAGGGGCCAGTGGAACGGGCGTGCATCTTGTCTTCCACCATGTGGTAGAGCTTCATCACGTACATGGTGCCGACCACCACGGGACCGTTGATGGGTTCCCCGGTGCGTCCGTCGAAAAGCACGCTCTTACCGGTGCGGGCCAGAGCCACCTGGGCCTTGTCGAAGGTCTCTTCGCTGAGGTCGGTGATGCGCTCAACCACACCGAGTTTGCCGGCGCGGGTGATCACTTCGCGTTCGCGCTTGTCGATGCCCAGTCCGGCTTCCTTGCGGGCGTCCAGACGCTGACGGGCAGACTGCTCGAGAATGCGTTTGATGTCGTCTTCGGTGGCGGAGTCGAACACAGGGGTTACGAACTTCACGCCCATCACACGGGCAGCTTCACCCAGGTGGGTTTCCAGAATCTGACCGAGGTTCATCCGGGAAGGCACACCGAGGGGGTTGAACACCAGATCCACGGGGGTGCCGTCTTCGAGGTAGGGCATGTCTTCGGGGGGCAGAATCTTGGAGACAACCCCTTTGTTTCCGTGGCGGTTGGCCATCTTGTCGCCCACCTGCATGCGGCGTTTCTGGGCCACATACACACGGACCATTTCACGCACGCCGGGTTTCAGGTCGACGCCTTCGTCTCCACGGCGGAAGCGCACGGTTTTCACGACGATTCCACCTTCACCCGAGCGCACGCGCAGGGAGGTGTCTTTCACTTCGCGGGCTTTTTCACCGAAGATGGAGCGGAGGAGTCGCTCTTCAGGGGTGGGTTCAGACTCGCCTTTGAAGCTGGTCTTGCCGACGAGGATGTCGCCGGGTTTGACTTCTGCACCGACGCGGACAATGCCGTCTTCGTCGAGGTCGCGCAGGGCGGCCTCACTCAGACCGGGAATGTCGCGGGTGATCTTCTCTGGACCGAGTTTGGTGTCGCGGGCCTCGATTTCGTCTTTCTCGATGTGCACGCTGGTGTAGAAGTCCTTGCGCACCAGGGCTTCGGAGATGCAGATGGCGTCTTCGAAGTTGAATCCATCGAAAGGCATGATCGCGATGGTGATGTTGTGGCCCAGAGCCAGACGTCCAAGCTCGGAAGCCGGACCGTCTGCAAGCACTTGATCCTTCTTGACCTGCTGGCCCACTTTGACGATGGGACGCTGGTCGAGGTTGGTGCCCTGGTTGGAACGGGTGAAGCGCACGAGGTCAAAGGTCTTGACGTTGCCTTTGTTCATGCCCAGCTCGGGGTGGTCTTCGGTCAGGGTGACTTCCACACGGGTGGCGTCCACGTAAGTGACCTGTCCGTTGACGTTGCACACCACGCTGGTGCCAGAGTCGCGCACCACGCGCTCTTCCACGCCGGTGCCCACATCGGGGGACTGGGCGCGCACGAGCGGCACGGCCTGAGACTGCATGTTCGATCCCATGAGCGCGCGGTTGGCGTCGTCGTGCTCAAGGAAGGGAATCAATGAGGTGGAGATGGACACGATCTGCTTGGGAGACACGTCCATGTAGTCCACTTCATCGGGAGGCACGATCACCACGTCACCGCGTTTGCGGGCGATCACGCGGTCCACAGCGAAGGATCCGTCCTCGTTCAGGGGGGTGTTCGCCTGAGCGGTGATGTAACGGTCTTCGATGTCGGCGGTCATGTACTCGACCTGCTCGCTGACCTTGCCGTCGATGACTTTGCGGTAAGGGGCTTCCATGAATCCCAGAGCGTTGACTCGGGAGAAGGAGGCCAGAGAGGAGATCAGACCGATGTTGGCACCTTCAGGCGTTTCGATGGGGCACACACGACCGTAGTGGGTTCTGTGCACGTCACGCACATCGAAGCCTGCGCGTTCACGGGTCAGACCGCCGGGACCCAGTGCAGACACACGGCGTTTGTGACGCAGTTCTGCGAGGGGATTGGTCTGGTCTTTGAACTGTGAAAGCTGGCTGCGTCCGAAGAATTCGCGCATTGCAGCAACGATGGGACGGTTGTTGACCAGCTTGGCAGGGGTGGCAGCGTC carries:
- the rpoC gene encoding DNA-directed RNA polymerase subunit beta' — encoded protein: MKDFKKVRIALASPEKIRDWSFGEVEKPETINYRTLRPEREGLFDERIFGPTKDYECACGKYKRQRYEGKVCERCGVEVTKSVVRRYRMGHIDLATPCAHIWYVKDTPSKIGTLLDLTANQLEQVLYFSKFIVIDPQNAMRDGRPLKRGELLSDEEYRELRYGRQETYGISAGTEAEVRDGEYVTKGQVLAGNVVSRIDGLAQYRFPRRTEIHYRESKVAQLNLPAGSLVEMDAFRAGEILADLTADFELNAPVAGTAFVTDLGEDSVLIEIKDGNNKVLSTLYVPHGTEVLVAHGEIVEEGTMLAKAAAGKTLRTSRASNLSGVGTKKKSGITEVTVNWTRIASYDVKPSMHFLVGDGTEVLSGQKVVGAIDEEEEIYAEADGTVYLHQPASIVVSKARVYPYNDEPLVVNGDRVAPGDDLADDGRVKSEISGRVEIDLVRQQVRIIESYDFTAKMGAEAIKELLDDLDLPTLEAELAEQMKDSSRHKRAKARKRLEVARSFVRSGNNPSWMILATVPVMPPDLRPMVQVDGGRFATSDLNDLYRRLINRNNRLKKLMQQGAPDMIIRNEKRMLQEAVDALIDNGRRGTPVTNPGSERALRSLTDLLGGKQGRFRQNLLGKRVDYSGRSVIVVGPQLRLHQCGVPKRMALELFKPFLFKVLEEKGEVSNIKQARKMLERYRDTRDSVWDALEEVIEDKVVLLNRAPTLHRLGIQAFEPVLVEGQSIQLHPLVCEAFNADFDGDQMAIHVPLSAQAQAEARIQMLSAHNLLSPAHGEPNVKPSRDIILGIFTLTQIRTDNLGAGSEFDSPAEALESLEAGHINLNSPIKVAGKDTSAGRIKYVFSNPEEALHAVERGEIDMQDHVRIRFKGKLEETTAGRVFFYNIVAEAVAEDGTTVPENLMNIHTVYEKDALKDIIVDSFKRLGVEKTARLLDALKDSGFKLSTTSGVTIGIDDVVIPTQKAEIIAEADEKLDEINTMADMGFLTEEERYKQVIQLWNETTDRVKNAVFKNFEQNYPFNPLWIMSQSGARGNPQQIRQLAGMRGLMARPDGSTYPVPIKASFREGLTVLEYFISTHGARKGGADTALRTADSGYLTRKLVDVAHEVVVRDEDCETTDYSVVAVGHYDDRSGKWTPRKTSEIETSLYGRTLAMDLDSSNLSLPTGHMLSVEDLRILVKNTEEIKEVYVRTPLNCRVKSGVCQKCYGYDLSQAKTVSLGEAVGVVAAESIGEPGTQLTMRTFHTGGVAGGSDITLGLPRVIELFEGRKPKVKAVLADRDGAVQIVEEEDRYLVKIQADDEAFSSKTAIKIDRDQYRMIVRDGDRVEAGQPLTRGAINPHELLEFKGTQATEQYLVDEVQRVYRNQGVKVHDKHIEIIVRQMLKFVEVTDGGDTDLLEGQVVERQEVDGLNERQEEGQTSASWKPVLLGITKSSLSTQSWLSAASFQHTTHVLTEASIAGRVDELIGLKENVILGKLIPAGTGLDLVRKLQIADARTLERYAKPSVEQERAPSNRSDSGIQPGLAD
- a CDS encoding DNA-directed RNA polymerase subunit beta, with the translated sequence MTKRIERFGEITEVIPLPELTEVQITSFDQFLQKGVKAQSRQNVGLQGAFKEVFPIDESDKNRGGGLVLDFLEYNIGDAPYSPEECREKDLTYQAPLYAKLQLIHKDTGLIKEDQVFLGDLPLMTVDGSFVINGADRVVISQIHRSPGVYFTPMYRGAKKYYTGAIIPMPKRGPWIEIEFNNQDVLEMKVNKRKFPVTMLLRVLGMNDESIKVLLNEFGEVDLTDDKSAGMNADEALLRLFTVLRPGDPPKRDKAIAYLYSLLADPKRYDLGEPGRFKMNRKLGLTTEERTLLGFEDGKFTDAGLIDTIRYLLALHNGLEEFTTTSADADGVVIENKVPVEEDDIDHLGNRRVRTVGELLADQLRVGLGRMARGVRERMLLGNPDAATPAKLVNNRPIVAAMREFFGRSQLSQFKDQTNPLAELRHKRRVSALGPGGLTRERAGFDVRDVHRTHYGRVCPIETPEGANIGLISSLASFSRVNALGFMEAPYRKVIDGKVSEQVEYMTADIEDRYITAQANTPLNEDGSFAVDRVIARKRGDVVIVPPDEVDYMDVSPKQIVSISTSLIPFLEHDDANRALMGSNMQSQAVPLVRAQSPDVGTGVEERVVRDSGTSVVCNVNGQVTYVDATRVEVTLTEDHPELGMNKGNVKTFDLVRFTRSNQGTNLDQRPIVKVGQQVKKDQVLADGPASELGRLALGHNITIAIMPFDGFNFEDAICISEALVRKDFYTSVHIEKDEIEARDTKLGPEKITRDIPGLSEAALRDLDEDGIVRVGAEVKPGDILVGKTSFKGESEPTPEERLLRSIFGEKAREVKDTSLRVRSGEGGIVVKTVRFRRGDEGVDLKPGVREMVRVYVAQKRRMQVGDKMANRHGNKGVVSKILPPEDMPYLEDGTPVDLVFNPLGVPSRMNLGQILETHLGEAARVMGVKFVTPVFDSATEDDIKRILEQSARQRLDARKEAGLGIDKREREVITRAGKLGVVERITDLSEETFDKAQVALARTGKSVLFDGRTGEPINGPVVVGTMYVMKLYHMVEDKMHARSTGPYSLITQQPLGGKAQFGGQRFGEMEVWALEAYGAAHTLQEMLTIKSDDIEGRDAAYQSIVKGEEVTNTNVPESFKVLVKELHSLCLDVQVLDESDKDIDIFEGMMPRR